gcgagagaaaaataactccgtgccttctacaacgctgtgcgtagtctgctacggagcgagatcgacggcaccgggcgtgtaattacaaaacagtctggctcaatagcataggattcatatgCACTTTTTGTGTGTcttcacaagcttatttttttaatgtgtgaggcttatttttcaattgctacttgttttttttttgcggttgcgaacctacaatctcgtgagttcacgcacgttcgcACACGGCATTCCGTAGTATCCGTACCTCTTTACggccatggagcccagcgaggttGACATCagaacgcgagcctttgttgccgaacaagccttgtgtcgcatcgatgatcacaccaccaaggagcctcggcaagagcaagagcggccgcatcctgaacagcgattcacgcaacatgatcttccactgctacacgttttggcgtaacagggagcctgaacgcagcgtagaggagacgagcaaatttgtcgctgacatgctcggtgtcagcgaaaggactgtgttcagggtgaggaaggaagttaaagcttcgcatttttcgggtggcaaactgacgacgccgtcccgaaagcgcccacgcaatgtggagaagagaagacgcagcaCGAAGTTTGACAGTTTCACGTTGTGCacgctgaggtcatgtgtgcacgatttctttcgccgcaacgatATACCGACGGTCGAGAGGATCACTACTAAGTTCtcggaacgtatggaactcccatcactaaggcggtggactgtgcgtcgcctgcttgccgagatcggcttcaagcacgaaaagagaagccgcaactcgctgcttatcgaccgggatgacatcaccgattggcggaatcgctacctccgtgacgtggagcgaTACCGAGtggaaggccgaaagatcttctacctggacgagacatgagtgacggcgggacacactcggtcgatcgtgtagacagacaccgtggtgcagaagcgcggacgcctgttcgctcgagcaaatggcctaacgacgggtctaaaacaaccttctgggaaaggtcagcgcctgatcgtcacgcacatcggcagcgaggatggcttcgtcgacggctgcttggatgtattccgaggcaAAAACACAGGCGACTACCAAgaggaaatggacggcaatcgctttgagggctggtttaatggcgttctgcagaagttgccagctggtagcatcattgttttagacaatgcaccttaccatagccggcgagaagagaaattgccaacgacggcctggaaaaaggagaagatacaggagtggctcacaagcaagaagatcacctacgctgaaaggatgataaagcagcagctgcttgagctggtggcatctgtaaagtcatGCTTTgtgagctacatcgtagacaatgcagctgtaagcgccggttgcattg
This region of Amblyomma americanum isolate KBUSLIRL-KWMA chromosome 5, ASM5285725v1, whole genome shotgun sequence genomic DNA includes:
- the LOC144132278 gene encoding uncharacterized protein LOC144132278, which translates into the protein MITPPRSLGKSKSGRILNSDSRNMIFHCYTFWRNREPERSVEETSKFVADMLGVSERTVFRVRKEVKASHFSGGKLTTPSRKRPRNVEKRRRSTKFDSFTLCTLRSCVHDFFRRNDIPTVERITTKFSERMELPSLRRWTVRRLLAEIGFKHEKRSRNSLLIDRDDITDWRNRYLRDVERYRVEGRKIFYLDET